TGGCTCAAGGGCTCTAGCCCTGCTGTGCCTCCCTCTTGGGGCTGCACCCCTCAAGGAGCCCAAGCGCATTTGTTGGGCAGCCCGTCTCTGACTCTGACTCGAGCCCACCTGCCCTGAGCAGCCAGCCCCATTCTGTCTGCCTTGCTGCATAATGGCTCCACACCTCATTTTCCTGTCTGTCTTATCTGTGCTTTACTAGCTCTCCTGCGGGTCTCCTGCCTTTTCATTTCTTGTTGGTCCCTTTCTTAACTTGCCCTCTTCCACTCTGCCTTCCTTATTGTTGGTTTGGTCTCcccccagctctcctctgccctttctctcccctccttccttcccctgcttATCTTTTCTGCTCTCTCCTGTTACACCTGAGTCTCTGCTCATCCCTCTCCACCATCCTCCCCACCAAGCCCTCTCCCTTCACCCACTTCTGTCCTGGCATCTCAGAACATCCCCAGTCTCCACttgcttctctgtgcctggtTCCCTGTACTCTGaccccctgccacctcccctccttgTCCTTGTATGATCTCAGGAGGGGACAGATATAGCTTGggtagtgtatgtgtgtgtgtgtgtgtgtgcgcgcgcgcgtgtgcagttgtgcatggggtgggggaggaggaggaggaatggacATGACTATCCATCTCTgtcaccttccctcccctccatcccctttGTGGACAGCTGCTGGGGGccgggaggagggggtggtgctTTCCAAATCACAGTCCCTGAGCTCTTTTGGGCAGTGGTTAACAGAGGAGGGACCCTGGAGTCCTTCAGCTCCAACATGGGGGACAAAGGTAGTGTCTGGGGTGAGAAGGGATGGAACAGTCCATTTGGGAAGAGGCTGGGAGCACGTGTGTGCCTGTTACTGGGAGTGGGTAGCTGGGGCTGGATGCCGTCTGGGGAGTCTTACTGTCTCTGTCTTGAAGGACACAGTCTTAGTTCTGGATTCAGGTCCAAGGTCGACGAGTCGTCTGAAGAGCCCTAGTTTGAGGACTGATCCTGGGGGGCAGTATTCAGAAGGCGGGTGGGTAAAGGGCTGTTGtttggagaagaggaaaggatgTGATTGTGCGTCTTCACTGCCCAGATCCTGGGACAGGGTCCAGTTTTGGTGTCCAGGGAATCCCCTGGACGCTGCCCCCTGAGCCTCCCATGCCTGCTCCCCCTCAGACAACCAGTTCCGGATGTCCATCCTGGAGCGACTGGAGCAGATGGAGAAGCGGATGGCAGAGATTGCAGCAGCTGGGCAGGCACCCTGTCAGGGTCCCAACACGCCTCCAATCCAGGTACTTCCATGGGGAGGAAGTGCTgcggtggagggggtgggggtgttccTATGGAAAACGGCTCTAGAGTGGGACTTTCCTCGCTCTCCTGTCCCCAGCCAGTCCCTCTCCCGTCTCCCTGGCGTCACCAggctcccacccccgccccatggCAAGAGTGGCTATTCTGGGCACCCTCTTGGCATGACAGGCTTCACACTATTCCTGGTCTGCAGAAGGGTGGAGGtgaaggagagggcaggggagggggtctggAGAATTGGGGCTCAGTGCTTGGTGGGTCCCAGTCTCTGAATGAAGAAGGCTGGGAGAGGACTCTGggttctgggggtggggaagccatCTGTGGATGTGGCGCTGACCAAAGCCAAAGTGAAGGCACATGAGCAAGCAGGTGTGAGATCCGGCTGCTGGAGGAAGTTGGCTGTGGGCGTGGGGGGCGCCCTGGAACTTGACCTGGGAGAACTGACGGGCTATCAGAGTTCTGGGTGGTGGTGACCTGGAGTGGGAAGCGTGGTGTGGGGGCAGGTACGGGGTGGTCAAGGCCATCCCAGGCTGGGGCACCCAAGGTTCAGGTCTCTGCCTAAGGGTGTGTGCACCACAGGATGAAGGCCAGGGGCCGGGGTTCGAGGCCCGGGTGGTAGTCTTGGTAGAGAGCATGATTCCACGTTCCACCTGGAGAGGTCCTGAACGTCTGGCGCACGGAAGCCCCTTCCGGGGCATGAGCCTTCTGCAcctggctgctgcccagggctACGCCCGCCTCATCGAGACCCTGAGCCAGTGGCGGTGAGcagggacttggggagggggGGGACTGAGGAGGAACTGAAGCCCTGCCAAGGGAGCTAGGGTTactgagggaaggaggggctggaagAGGGTTTGCATTTGGGGGAATTTTAATGTCCCCCGACTTAGGTCACTGCCTTCTTGACTTTCTTACATTCACAAATCTCTTTGACTGCTCATCCCACTGACCTTAGTGCTTCCCACTTCCTTCAATTCTGAAGTTCCTCCTGGGCCCTCTTTGTCCCTGACTGGGCTCTGCTGTCCCTTTCCCAAACCCTTCAGGAATGTGGAGACCGGAAGCTTGGACTTAGAGCAAGAGGTTGACCCACTCAACGTGGACCATTTCTCTTGCACCCCTCTGGTGAGGATGCTGGACTCCTGAGTGCACAGGGAGGGCAATGGAAATGGGAACGGTGCTTGAAAAGGAAGATCCTTTGAGGGATgcagggaaggagtggggagggctgggaacTGGCCACGGGGAAGAAGGGCCCCCacctcacctctgcctccatccatCTCTCCCTGCACCTGTCCTCAGATGTGGGCTTGCGCCCTGGGGCACTTGGAGGCTGCTGTGCTCCTTTTCCGCTGGAACCGACAGGCGCTGAGCATTCCCGACTCTCTGGGCCGTCTGCCCCTGTCCGTGGCTCATTCCCGGGGCCACGTGCGCCTTGCCCGCTGCCTTGAAGAACTGCAGAGACAGGAAGCTTCGGCTGAACCCCTGCCCGCCCTGTCACCACCCTCCTCCAATCCAGACACTGGTGAGGATTTAAGGAGGGATGTGGACTAGGGGTGAGTGGGAGCCAGAGTGTGAGAGAAGGCGGGGACAGGAAGATTGAGAGCAAGGAGAGGGGCAGGTAGGCGACTGGGGAGATGGCAGATGGCACCTAAGGccctcacccccttccctcacctcacAGGTCTAAGCAGTGTCTCCTCGCCTTCGGAGCTGTCGGATGGCACTTTCTCCGTCACGTCAGCCTATTCTAGTGCCCCGGATGGGAGTCCTCCCCCGGCTCCCCTGCCAGCCTCTGAGATTACTATGGAGATGGTCCCAGGCCAGCTCTCCTCTGGTGCCCCAGAGGCCCCCCTACTCCTCATGGACTATGAAGCCACCAACCCCAAAgggcccccaccctcaccacctcctctcccaccagcctCCGACAGCGGGGCTGCTCCAGAGGAAGTTGACAGTCCCCCGGCTGTGGATGTGATCCCGGTACTGCTTATGTTGATGGAATTTTTAAGGCTAGAAACAGAGTagggtgcaggggtggggtgacACTGACTATTCCACAAAACAGAATCACTGTCTGGCTGCAGTTTGGGAAGAAGGGGCCATTGACCTTCATTTGGGGACAGGCCAGGTGACCCTATGCTTAGCTGCTGTCAGAGCTTGTGACCCAGAAGTCATGAGGCAGTGGAGGTTAAAAATTCTGGGGCATTATCTTCAGCTAGGGCTTGGCTGTGGGAGTTACCTGTTGACCCATGAAGGGACAAGGTTCTTGGGGAATAAGAGCAATGGCAGCATGTTGGGAGGAACGTGAAGCAGAGAGGTTGACAAGATGGAAGTATTTGGCAGTGATCTCGGGCAGGGAAGAGGCTTGCACGTGGTAAAAGCTAAGAAAGTCttgtggagggggagggtgtagctcagtggtagagcacacgccgAGCAcacacgaggccctgggttcgatccccagtacctccattaaataaataaacaaataagaaagtcTTGTGGAATCAATGAACAAATGAGAGTGAATCTTCCAGGGTAGCAGCAGACTTCTCTGCTAGGACCTGGGGCCAGATCTGCTTTAGAGAGGCTAATGGATTAATTGGGTAGGACTAGAGTACAAAAAATTTAGAGAACTCCACAAAGTAGGCTGCTTTATGTATGGCCAGCAGGAAGTGCTGCGGGCCTCATGGCTGGAGCCAAGGCAAGGCTGGAGCTATTCAATACAGTGTCATGTGATTGGCAAGCACTGAGTTGGTTCTTGGAgagctggagagggaagggggtggcagGCATGGCCAAGCCTGTGGGAGCTGGCatggggcaggcagggtgggacAGCCAGTCAGCCTGCAAGGGTAAGTCCTTCACTGGCTTAGCTCCCCAATCCCATTTGGAGTATGTCCTTCCTATCCTGTCTTGCACAAGGTCTCAACACAGGGCTGTACCCCCAAGTGGGACCCCAGGGAGTATAAAtgaatctggaacactgacaagaAAGACAAGGTTAGTCAGGACAGCCATCCCTGAGGCCTCATTGTCTGGTGGTAAGACGACGAAGAGGATAAGACGCGGGTGGAGGCTATAGCTTTGGCAGAGCAGGAACAGCTGGCAGTTAGGGCCCCTCAAGGCTCACCCAGCTTCTTCTCATTCACCCAGGTGGACATGATCTCACTGGCCAAGCAGATCATCGAAGCCACACCAGAGCGGATTAAACGAGAGGACTTCGTGGGGCTGCCTGAGGCCGGAGACCCAATGCGGGAGCGGACGGGGGCTGTGGGGCTCAGCGAGACCATGTCCTGGCTGGCCAGCTACCTGGAGAATGTGGACCAtttccccagctcagcccctcccaggTGAACCAGCTCAAAGCCTCCAGATCCTTCttcaaaggggagggagggagggaaggaaggaaggaggaagcttCCCTATGGCCAAATATCCATCTGGGCTCAGGCCCCAGGGCCTTTGAGGAGGGGACTGGAACTGGCTGATGAGCTCTGAAGTCACTCTCCAGGCTCTGCCTTCACAGCTGTCCCCAAGCTGAAGAAGAGGGACTTCAGATGTCCCATGACATGCCTTCTCTCTATCCTGTACAGCGAACTGCCCTTAGAGCGGGGTCGCCTGGCTATCCCTCCAGCACCTTCCTGGGCCGAGTTTCTCTCTGCGTCTGCCAGTGGCAAGATGGAGAGTGATTTTGCCCTGCTGACGCTATCAGATCATGAGCAGCGGGAACTGTATGAGGCAGCCCGGGTCATCCAGACAGCCTTCCGAAAGTACAAGGTCAGGGGGCTCGGGGCTTCAGGGGATGAATTACACAATCTTGGGTGGGGGAGTGTGGGTTCCCAGGACTTTGGGAGGGACAACAGTCATCCAGACAGGCCTGGGATGGGGTGAAGGGTCAGGGGACCCCAGGCGAGTGGGAAGGACAAGTTAGATGTCTGTGAGGTGGGTGGTTAGGTGTTAAGACTTCCTTCTCTTCTCACAGGGCCGGCGGCTGAAGGAGCAGCAGGAGGTAGCAGCAGCTGTGATCCAGCGCTGTTACCGGAAGTACAAGCAGGTGAGACCGTCCTCTCTTGAAAGCATACCCACCaacccacacgcacacacacccattCCAGCCTAGAGCATCCAGGATGCTGCCGGAGCCCTaactccccttctctctccacaaGCTGACCTGGATTGCACTTAAGGTATTAGGCATGAGACCTGGGTGTGAGGTTGTCTGGGATGATTCAGCCTTTCCATGAGTGTGTGGATTAGAGAAACAGACTTGCATCAACTGAACTTGGGGGTGACCCTCAGGGGTTTGGGTCTCTGTCCCTCCATTtcagccccagcccttcctccccacccctgcagttTGCACTCTATAAGAAGATGACCCAGGCAGCCATCCTGATCCAGAGCAAGTTCCGAAGCTACTACGAACAGAAGCGATTTCAGCAGAGCCGCAGAGCAGCGGTACTCATCCAGCAGCACTACCGCTCCTACCGCCGCCGGCCTGGGCCTCCCCACCGGCCCACAGGCAGCCTGCCTGCCCGAAACAAGTACGGCCTCAACCCTGCAGCGCCCAGACCTCTATGCCTGCCCACTGCCCATGGACACCCGTTCATCATCCTGCCATCCTGCCCTTCCCTGCCAGAGTCCCTAAGGGGTGGAGGGCAAGGGATGCCTTAGTGTTGTGTGAAgtctcatcttttccttcttccaccaGAGGCTCCTTTCTCACCAAAAAGCAAGACCAGGCAGCCCGGAAGATAATGAGATTCCTGCGGCGCTGCCGACACAGGTGCTGCCCTTTCTCTCGCTGGATTTGGCCCTGTCACCTCCCGCATCCCACCGgccccatcccacctccccaGTCTGCAGGTCTCCTCTGActccttccttgtctctccacaggatgagggaactgaagcagAACCAGGAGCTGGAAGGGCTTCCCCAACCGGGCCTGGCCACCTGACCTTTCCACCGCCTTTCTCATCGCCCTGGGGGCCGCTTCTCGCAGTCTTAACAGGAAGAGGgctctctgggggagggggagcccccTGTCGGCAGCTTTCCCGTCACTTCTTTTGGAGCCCGTCCTCggtctccacctcctccccctccgaAGTGCTGAACTCCTTCCCCTACCCCTgctccctgtcctctcctcttccctccggGTCgtgccctccctccttctggtCCTCGGCTCCAGACGCCCCACGCCCCACCTACCTGCATCTTCAGCTGTGACCTCCGGAGCCCTGCCTGCACCCACCTCAGCCCCTTCCTGACTTGCCTTATTTATTTGTTGGACGCGTCTCTGAATGTATCCGCCTGGGTCCCACCTCTGCCTTCGCTGCGCGCGCGCCCCTCGTGTTTCAGGGCTGACCGTGCCCCCACCCCGACTCCGCATGTTTGcgtctgttttctccctttctggcCCTGTCTTCCCCCGTCACCCCGACCGACCTAGGCCGCCAATCTCGGGGCCAAAGGGGGGGGTGTATATAGGAACGCGTTGCGGAGTCCCGCCCCGTCCCCAAGGGGAGGGGGCTTGTACATAATGTAACATACAGAGTATAGTGAAGAATCTATTTAAGGCGCCGCGGGGAGGGCTGCACGGCCGGGCTTGTGGTACCTGGCGAGGCGGGGGCCTCCTGCCGGCTCCACGAGCACTTTCTACTTGTGCATGGGCTTGGTTTCTACGAATTGCCATTAAACATCGCTGCACCAGCCAGCCTCCGGCCTCTGTCTGCGGGGGACGGGGCGGGACTACGGCTGGCGGGAGGCTTTGGGCTCGCGGGGATCCGGACAGCATCGCGCCGGGGCGGGGTTGGCGCGTAGTTTCCCGCCTCCGACGTGTTTCCGGCCTTAAAGGCATTTCGCCCTTCCCTTTAAGACGCACCGCCCCCTCTCAGTCACTCCCAAGATGGCGGACCTACTGGGCTCCATCCTGAGCTCCATGGAGAAGCCACCCAGCCTTGGTGACCAGGAGACTCGGCGCAAGGCCCGAGGTGAGGACCCCAAATTCACAACCGCCTTTCTTCGCCCGGTTCTCAGGACCGCACTCCTCCCTCTTTGGACGATGCTGCCTCTTCAACCTTGAAAGACCCCTCGCGGGCCCCTTCTGAGACCCTCCGAGTCCCTAAAAGGGTTGCGGACCCGCCCGCTGCTCTTTGCGGATGGTGATTGGCTACCTGAAGCCCCGCGCCGGCCCCTGCCTCTCCCTACTTTGGCCTTCTGCAGTCCTTCTTTTCAATTCGCCGACGAGCCCGCCTGTCAGCCGGTGGCGTGCTCTGATTGGTAGGCTGCCTCCAAACCCTTGGCGTTCTCGGCCCGCCTTCGGTTTGCAGGAGGGCGTCTTGGAGCGCTCGGCCCCTCCCGCTTCCCGGCGCTCGAATCCCTGCAACCCCATCCCCATTCCGATTGGGCCCAGGACACGCCCATCCGCGATCCTATCACCCCTATTGGCCACTTTAACTTAAAGGTCTACCTATTAAGTCTTGTTCGACCTTCTTCTGGTCCACCCCATCCTCAGCACCTCTAATTGGTTGCTGCATCCTTTCGGCGCCCTATGTCCATCCTACTTCATTTAACCTGGTCCCCTCGCCGCCCTCCAACCTTCCTCTCTTCTGTACCCTTAAAATTCCCGAGCTCCCCGGGCGGGTCACGAATGTTGGTTGGAGGGATGAGAATGCCCCTGCCCCGTCCGATTGGCCATAGTCTCCCCGCCTGTGTTCTCAGAGTAACTTCCCTGCAGGCGGCTCAAGTTGGGGTCCCTGCGTAGGGCGCGGCCGGCCCGACGGTACCAGGCCTCTCCTGGGTTGCTGGCGCTGCGGCATGTGAATGAGTTTGGCAGAAGACTACCTTGGGGAGGACACCGACTCCCAACGCTATGGACTTTGACCGTGTCCCGGGCGCCCGCTCCCCAATCCTCCCGAGGAAGGCCAGGGCAGCCTGTGTGCCTTCAAAGTGCTCGAGTGCTGCATAATACCGAAATATCATCCATATTTACTGAATGATTGCTGGGGGCCAGGGGTACCCTCAGGGAGCCCACAATCTGCAGCATTGATAAAATGCGTGTTAATGATCACACAGGGATTTAATAACAAACTTTATAAATGCTCTGAAAGAAAAGTAATTGTTATGAGAGGGGATGTTAGGACCTACGAGTCCTAACCCAGTCTGCAGTGAGTTGAGATCTGAAGAACAGGTAATTCAGTGAGAGGGGAGCAAAGTGCTACAGGCAGAGATGTGTATTTGAAAGCTCTGAGGGAATTGGAATTATTTAATGCTCACTATGACTGTCCAGGTGGGGTTCACCAGTGGCCACTGACAGACTTGGAAGCTGAAGTTCAGATTTTAGTCATTTGCCTGCAGTTTACACGGTTGCTCAGTGGCAGGGTTTCAAACCCAGGTGTGACTTTTAAGCCTATGTTCTTAACCATAATCCTGTGCCACCTCCTCAGATACAGAGAGAAGACTCACAGACCAGTTAGAGAACAGTCAGTGGTCAAGATGGGATGCACTGATGGTCAGAGCCCTTGAGGTCTGAGAGAGGAGAGCTCCTGAGCTGTCAGGCCCTGGAGCCACGGAAAATAACTGGATAGGAGGTGAACAGGGTCACTGCCTTCTCAGAGCTCATCGTGAGGCAGGGAAGACAAAAGTTACTTTAGGTTAGTTCTCAGCACGTGCTGTAGTGGGTGTCTGAACCAAATGTGCTTGGGCCCCAGAGGAAGAAGTGAGTAACTCTGACTCATGGTGGATCTCAGAGTTTGCAAGAGGAGGAAAAGCATTTCGGGCAGCAGGAACAACATGTGCAAAGACCTGGCGTGAGGAGGAAAATAGGAAGAAGTTCAGTGCCGCTGAAGGGATTCAGATCCTGTGGAAGAAGTGGATCTTAAGAATATATCGAACTTGAAATggcagaaagaggagaggggacagtgaGACCCAAGGGTAGGGAGTTCCCCTTACACATACACTCCCAAAGGAGAGGAATGTCAGATTAGCTATTTAAGCTTCATCCTGGCTGTAGAAGTAAGAAGTGGAGGGTGTTACAAAATAATAGgaagttaaataatttccccTTTCTGATGTATATGATGAGATGATAAACTCTTTGAGGCCAGGGCTTGGTCTGTTCTCATTACCTCCCCAGGTTCCTTTGTAGTTCTTTGTATGTTGTAGgccttaaataaatgtttgctagcTGGCTTCCCCAGTGGGGTTGGGAGATGGGGTTGAGCATGATTCTGATCTCACTAAACTGTAAGCCCTTAAAGGGCAAAGCTGTGTCTTAATCCTCTTATACTCCAGGGCCTAGCATGGGGCCAGGTATAGAGTAAATATCAATCAATGCTTGCCGAATGAACAGTCATGCTACCTTCCTAGCCTGACACCTCCCAGTGGACACAAGACCCCTTTTGAACCCTTACAGACTCTCCCCACCCATGCTTCCACCTCATGCTGCTGTTTCTCACCCCCAGAGCAGGCTGCCCGCCTGAAGAAACTACAAGAGCaagagaaacaacagaaagtGGAGTTTCGTAAAAGGGTGAGAACAACTGGAGAGATCAAATGCAGCCTCAGGAAGGACTTCCAATCAGTTAGAATTGGACGGTTGAGGACTCaggttttttttggaaaatgtcgTGAGAGAGGTGCAGCCTGGCAGCCAGTGGCACAGAGGCTGGGAAACGTGTGGGAGGGGAAGGCCCATGGGCCGCGCTGGGAAGGCAGGTGTTGGGGTGGAGCCATCACCTCAtatcttcttcccttttccctcgaccaagatggagaaagaggtgTCTGATTTCATCCAAGACAGTGGGCAGATCAAGAAAAAGTTTCAGCCGATGAACAAGATAGAGAGGAGCATACTGTGAGTGTTTCCACGCTGGGGGAGGCAGAAAATAGGTGGCCAGGGTGGCCTGAGAgggctggcggggtggggggaatccTCTTGACAAAGGCGCTAGGCCCCCTCGTGGCcccatgtacttttttctttcgCCCTCCCTTCTAGACACGATGTAGTGGAAGTAGCTGGCCTGACATCCTTCTCCTTCGGGGAAGACGATGAATGTCGTTATGTCATGATCTTCAAAAAGGTGAAAGGCTTGAGTTccccactctctcctctcctgtaCCCCGCCAGGGGAGAGCAATGAGGTAAAACATGTATGTGGAACCTtgacccccaccctccccttcttCTAGGAGTTTGCACCTTCAGATGAAGAGCTGGATTCCTACCGTCGTGGTGAGGAGTGGGACcctcagaaggcagaggagaaacgTAGGCTGAAAGTGAGTTATGTGTGGCAGTCCCTGGGGCCTTGCGGCTCATCGCATGGGAGGGCCTGGGGTCAGGCCCTGAGCATCGGCGCCCCACCTCTGCACCTAGGAGCTGGCCCAgcggcaggaagaggaggcggcccAGCAGGGGCCTGTGGTGGTGAGCCCTGCTAGCGACTACAAGGACAAGTACAGCCACCTTATTGGCAAGGGGGCGGCCAAGGATGCAGCCCACATGCTACAGGCCAACAAGACCTACGGCTGTGGTGAGGCCccggtgggggctgggagggcaggggacaggagcacagcatggggggaggggaggccaggccagAGCACAGGACTCCTaggccctcccaccctcccctctgcccccagtgccCGTGGCCAACAAGAGGGACACACGCTCCATTGAAGAGGCCATGAATGAGATTCGAGCCAAGAAGCGTCTGCGGCAGAGCGGGGAAGAGTTGCCACCTACCTCCTAGGgaccccagctccctggggcagggcagggggcaggcagggatGAGGCTGCTGCTATTAGAATCCATCCTGGAACCCCACCTCTGAACCACCTCCTAACAGCTATTGCTCAGGCTGGGGGAAGCAGGTGTTTGATTTGTCACTGTTGGAGCTTGGATATGtatgtgggtgggtgtgtgtgtgtgttttgtgtgtgtgtgtgtgtgtgtctgtgtgaataCACAGGTGGGTATTTAATCTGTATTATTCTCCATTCTCCCTGGAATTTTCTTCCCCGTGGGGCTGGGGTTACTTTACATTCAATAAACACTGTTTGACCCAATGTCTTGGTTTGTCTGAACAGAGAAAGGCGGGTCCcggagaggaagagaaacaatTATACATTGAACAGTATAAAATTGCTT
The sequence above is a segment of the Camelus ferus isolate YT-003-E chromosome 16, BCGSAC_Cfer_1.0, whole genome shotgun sequence genome. Coding sequences within it:
- the CAMTA2 gene encoding calmodulin-binding transcription activator 2 isoform X4 codes for the protein MAATFTLPSSPHSIGAATGCSSSDRREWLKWSREELLGQLKPMFHGIKWSCGNGTEEFSVEQLVQQILDTHPTKPAPRTHACLCSGGLGSGSLTHKCSSTKHRIISPKVEPRALTLTSVSHPHPPEPPPLIAPLPPELPKAHTSPSSSSSSSSSSSGFAEPLEIRPSPPTSRGGSSRGGTAILLLTGLEQRTGGLTPTRHLAPQANPRPSMSLAVVVGSEPSAPPAPPSPAFDPDRFLNSPQRGQTYGGGQGVSPDFPEAEAAHTPCPALEPAAALEPQAAARGPPPQSGAGGRRGNCFFIQDDDSGEELKAQGAAPPVPSPPPSPPPSPAPLGPSSRVGRGEALFGGAGGAGELEPFGLSSFPDLMGELISDEAPSIPAPTPQLSPALSTITDFSPEWSYPEGGVKVLITGPWTEATEHYSCVFDHIAVPASLVQPGVLRCYCPAHEVGLVSLQVAGREGPLSASVLFEYRARRFLSLPSTQLDWLSLDDNQFRMSILERLEQMEKRMAEIAAAGQAPCQGPNTPPIQDEGQGPGFEARVVVLVESMIPRSTWRGPERLAHGSPFRGMSLLHLAAAQGYARLIETLSQWRNVETGSLDLEQEVDPLNVDHFSCTPLMWACALGHLEAAVLLFRWNRQALSIPDSLGRLPLSVAHSRGHVRLARCLEELQRQEASAEPLPALSPPSSNPDTGLSSVSSPSELSDGTFSVTSAYSSAPDGSPPPAPLPASEITMEMVPGQLSSGAPEAPLLLMDYEATNPKGPPPSPPPLPPASDSGAAPEEVDSPPAVDVIPVDMISLAKQIIEATPERIKREDFVGLPEAGDPMRERTGAVGLSETMSWLASYLENVDHFPSSAPPSELPLERGRLAIPPAPSWAEFLSASASGKMESDFALLTLSDHEQRELYEAARVIQTAFRKYKGRRLKEQQEVAAAVIQRCYRKYKQFALYKKMTQAAILIQSKFRSYYEQKRFQQSRRAAVLIQQHYRSYRRRPGPPHRPTGSLPARNKGSFLTKKQDQAARKIMRFLRRCRHRMRELKQNQELEGLPQPGLAT
- the CAMTA2 gene encoding calmodulin-binding transcription activator 2 isoform X5, which gives rise to MFHGIKWSCGNGTEEFSVEQLVQQILDTHPTKPAPRTHACLCSGGLGSGSLTHKCSSTKHRIISPKVEPRALTLTSVSHPHPPEPPPLIAPLPPELPKAHTSPSSSSSSSSSSSGFAEPLEIRPSPPTSRGGSSRGGTAILLLTGLEQRTGGLTPTRHLAPQANPRPSMSLAVVVGSEPSAPPAPPSPAFDPDRFLNSPQRGQTYGGGQGVSPDFPEAEAAHTPCPALEPAAALEPQAAARGPPPQSGAGGRRGNCFFIQDDDSGEELKAQGAAPPVPSPPPSPPPSPAPLGPSSRVGRGEALFGGAGGAGELEPFGLSSFPDLMGELISDEAPSIPAPTPQLSPALSTITDFSPEWSYPEGGVKVLITGPWTEATEHYSCVFDHIAVPASLVQPGVLRCYCPAHEVGLVSLQVAGREGPLSASVLFEYRARRFLSLPSTQLDWLSLDDNQFRMSILERLEQMEKRMAEIAAAGQAPCQGPNTPPIQDEGQGPGFEARVVVLVESMIPRSTWRGPERLAHGSPFRGMSLLHLAAAQGYARLIETLSQWRNVETGSLDLEQEVDPLNVDHFSCTPLMWACALGHLEAAVLLFRWNRQALSIPDSLGRLPLSVAHSRGHVRLARCLEELQRQEASAEPLPALSPPSSNPDTGLSSVSSPSELSDGTFSVTSAYSSAPDGSPPPAPLPASEITMEMVPGQLSSGAPEAPLLLMDYEATNPKGPPPSPPPLPPASDSGAAPEEVDSPPAVDVIPVDMISLAKQIIEATPERIKREDFVGLPEAGDPMRERTGAVGLSETMSWLASYLENVDHFPSSAPPSELPLERGRLAIPPAPSWAEFLSASASGKMESDFALLTLSDHEQRELYEAARVIQTAFRKYKGRRLKEQQEVAAAVIQRCYRKYKQFALYKKMTQAAILIQSKFRSYYEQKRFQQSRRAAVLIQQHYRSYRRRPGPPHRPTGSLPARNKGSFLTKKQDQAARKIMRFLRRCRHRMRELKQNQELEGLPQPGLAT
- the CAMTA2 gene encoding calmodulin-binding transcription activator 2 isoform X6 — translated: MNTKDTTEVAENSHHLKIFLPKKLLECLPRCPLLPPERLRWNTNEEIASYLITFEKHDEWLSCAPKTRPQNGSIILYNRKKVKYRKDGYLWKKRKDGKTTREDHMKLKVQGMECLYGCYVHSSIVPTFHRRCYWLLQNPDIVLVHYLNVPALEDCGKGCSPIFCSISSDRREWLKWSREELLGQLKPMFHGIKWSCGNGTEEFSVEQLVQQILDTHPTKPAPRTHACLCSGGLGSGSLTHKCSSTKHRIISPKVEPRALTLTSVSHPHPPEPPPLIAPLPPELPKAHTSPSSSSSSSSSSSGFAEPLEIRPSPPTSRGGSSRGGTAILLLTGLEQRTGGLTPTRHLAPQANPRPSMSLAVVVGSEPSAPPAPPSPAFDPDRFLNSPQRGQTYGGGQGVSPDFPEAEAAHTPCPALEPAAALEPQAAARGPPPQSGAGGRRGNCFFIQDDDSGEELKAQGAAPPVPSPPPSPPPSPAPLGPSSRVGRGEALFGGAGGAGELEPFGLSSFPDLMGELISDEAPSIPAPTPQLSPALSTITDFSPEWSYPEGGVKVLITGPWTEATEHYSCVFDHIAVPASLVQPGVLRCYCPAHEVGLVSLQVAGREGPLSASVLFEYRARRFLSLPSTQLDWLSLDDNQFRMSILERLEQMEKRMAEIAAAGQAPCQGPNTPPIQDEGQGPGFEARVVVLVESMIPRSTWRGPERLAHGSPFRGMSLLHLAAAQGYARLIETLSQWRNVETGSLDLEQEVDPLNVDHFSCTPLMWACALGHLEAAVLLFRWNRQALSIPDSLGRLPLSVAHSRGHVRLARCLEELQRQEASAEPLPALSPPSSNPDTGLSSVSSPSELSDGTFSVTSAYSSAPDGSPPPAPLPASEITMEMVPGQLSSGAPEAPLLLMDYEATNPKGPPPSPPPLPPASDSGAAPEEVDSPPAVDVIPVDMISLAKQIIEATPERIKREDFVGLPEAGDPMRERTGAVGLSETMSWLASYLENVDHFPSSAPPSELPLERGRLAIPPAPSWAEFLSASASGKMESDFALLTLSDHEQRELYEAARVIQTAFRKYKGRRLKEQQEVAAAVIQRCYRKYKQFALYKKMTQAAILIQSKFRSYYEQKRFQQSRRAAVLIQQHYRSYRRRPGPPHRPTGSLPARNKLLSHQKARPGSPEDNEIPAALPTQDEGTEAEPGAGRASPTGPGHLTFPPPFSSPWGPLLAVLTGRGLSGGGGAPCRQLSRHFFWSPSSVSTSSPSEVLNSFPYPCSLSSPLPSGSCPPSFWSSAPDAPRPTYLHLQL
- the SPAG7 gene encoding sperm-associated antigen 7 isoform X2, producing MADLLGSILSSMEKPPSLGDQETRRKAREQAARLKKLQEQEKQQKVEFRKRMEKEVSDFIQDSGQIKKKFQPMNKIERSILHDVVEVAGLTSFSFGEDDECRYVMIFKKEFAPSDEELDSYRRGEEWDPQKAEEKRRLKELAQRQEEEAAQQGPVVVSPASDYKDKYSHLIGKGAAKDAAHMLQANKTYGCVPVANKRDTRSIEEAMNEIRAKKRLRQSGEELPPTS
- the SPAG7 gene encoding sperm-associated antigen 7 isoform X1, which codes for MADLLGSILSSMEKPPSLGDQETRRKAREQAARLKKLQEQEKQQKVEFRKRMEKEVSDFIQDSGQIKKKFQPMNKIERSILHDVVEVAGLTSFSFGEDDECRYVMIFKKEFAPSDEELDSYRRGEEWDPQKAEEKRRLKELAQRQEEEAAQQGPVVVSPASDYKDKYSHLIGKGAAKDAAHMLQANKTYGCGEAPVGAGRAGDRSTAWGEGRPGQSTGLLGPPTLPSAPSARGQQEGHTLH